A genomic region of Mugil cephalus isolate CIBA_MC_2020 chromosome 5, CIBA_Mcephalus_1.1, whole genome shotgun sequence contains the following coding sequences:
- the gnpda1 gene encoding glucosamine-6-phosphate isomerase 1 has product MKLIILNDYDGASEWAAKYIRNKILLFNPGPDRHFTLGLPTGSTPLGCYKKLIEYYKNGEISFQFVKTFNMDEYVGLPRDHPESYHSFMWNNFFKHIDIKAENTHILDGNAPDLQAECEAFERKITAAGGIELFVGGIGPDGHIAFNEPGSSLVSRTRVKTLARDTIMANARFFDGDLAKVPTMALTVGVGTVMDSKEVMILITGAHKAFALYKAIEEGVNHMWTVSAFQQHPQTVFVCDEDATLELRVKTVKYFKGMMHVHNKLVESPLSEPKKN; this is encoded by the exons ATGAAGCTGATCATCTTGAATGACTACGACGGGGCAAGCGAGTGGGCTGCAAAGTACATTAGGAACAAGATTTTACTGTTCAACCCCGGTCCCGACAGACATTTTACTCTGGGACTCCCTACAG GAAGCACTCCTTTGGGTTGTTACAAGAAACTTATTGAGTACTACAAGAATGGAGAGATCTCCTTCCAGTTCGTGAAGACTTTCAACATGGATGAATATGTAG GCCTTCCCAGGGATCACCCTGAGAGCTACCACTCCTTCATGTGGAACAACTTCTTCAAGCACATAGACATAAAAGCAGAGAACACGCACATTCTTGATGGCAATGCACCTGACCTGCAAGCCGAGTGTGAAGCATTTGAGAGGAAGATAACAGCTGCTGGGGGGATTGAGCTGTTTGTGGGAG GTATTGGACCCGATGGCCACATTGCCTTTAATGAGCCTGGTTCAAGCCTGGTTTCCAGAACCAGGGTGAAGACCTTGGCAAGGGATACTATCATGGCGAATGCCCGATTCTTTGATGGAGATCTCGCAAAGGTGCCAACCATGGCTCTGACTGTAGGAGTGGGCACTGTCATGGATTCAAAAGAG gTCATGATTCTCATCACTGGTGCGCACAAAGCATTCGCTTTGTACAAAGCTATAGAGGAAGGTGTGAATCACATGTGGACAGTGTCTGCATTCCAGCAGCACCCACAgactgtttttgtatgtgacGAAGACGCTACTCTGGAACTGCGGGTGAAAACTGTCAAGTACTTCAAAG GGATGATGCATGTACACAACAAGCTGGTAGAGTCGCCTCTGTCAGAGCCTAAGAAGAACTGA